The sequence AACTTTTCCTTGCTCGCCAAATAATTGTAACTGCACAGAATTGCTCTCAAAATCGAATTTTCGTGATACCGAAATCAGTCCGTTCATGGCGAATAATTCAGCCGAATTCTCATCGATAATCAGTGTCATATCCAATTGCGGCTCGTTGGTTACATAAGGCGCGTAATAGAAGCCATCCCAACTATCGGGAAAATCGCGTTGAATCGAAGGATCCGCAATATAAAAATAACGTCGTTCGGCCTGGTAGCCCAGAATCAGTTCCTTGCCTTCCTTTGTTGTAATAGTGACGCCAAAAGACTCTGCCATACCCAGGTATAAACGGCTATTAACATCAAAAGTTAAGTCTATATGAGCCGGTAAGTGCAGGCTTTTTTCTATGGTTTTGGCATCTGTTAATTCGGTTTCGCTAATTGTTTCTGTTGCCGCTTTTTCAATGGCTTCAACCGGTTCTGAAAATAAGTAGTAATCGTAAAATTTTTCATTTAAAGTTAATTGTCGGGGAAGCGAAAATTCAGTTGGGGAATTATTGGGGATACTAAATTTTTCGTAGATGGAATTGTATAAGGTCCCTATTAAAACAGGCTTTTTATTAACCATTCTGTAATCGGATAAAACGACAGCCTGGTAAAGATCGCTTCCATGATCGATCCATTTAGGTTTATTGTGAGATGCCTGGTAAACATAGCCGTCGAATTCACCAACAAAATACTGAACACCGCTGCCTTCGTTAGGCGATCCGCTGTCGGCACTAATAAAAAGTACCCATTTCGTTTCGTTGGTTTCGGTTATTTCCATCGGGAAAAGATCGATGCTTGTCCATTGCCCGGATTTTAGCGCAACATCATCGCCAAATCGGCTTAAATATTCCCAGTTTTTTAAATCTGTGGATGAATAAAAGCGCACTTCATAACCCGAAAGCGTTGATAGATTCCACGATTGAGTTTCTTCGTTCCAAAACACTTTTACATCCTGAATAGGCTCATAAAAATCGGCAAGAATTATTGTGTTTTCAGTGTCCTGTTTCCATGAAGAACCATTGTTGTTGCTATATAAAATTGTCAATGTTCCGGGTTGATTAGCATCTACACCAAAAGCAAT comes from uncultured Draconibacterium sp. and encodes:
- a CDS encoding glycoside hydrolase family 32 protein, whose translation is MKSPATILLLILVAFWGCSENKKQEVADSLHFNLKDSILQNPIALIYAEDNYELFYNYMVNGDEKCGLAESKDLQNWSNKLMVFESDENASQNIKTVVTDWNQTTEYSEETTALIAFGVDANQPGTLTILYSNNNGSSWKQDTENTIILADFYEPIQDVKVFWNEETQSWNLSTLSGYEVRFYSSTDLKNWEYLSRFGDDVALKSGQWTSIDLFPMEITETNETKWVLFISADSGSPNEGSGVQYFVGEFDGYVYQASHNKPKWIDHGSDLYQAVVLSDYRMVNKKPVLIGTLYNSIYEKFSIPNNSPTEFSLPRQLTLNEKFYDYYLFSEPVEAIEKAATETISETELTDAKTIEKSLHLPAHIDLTFDVNSRLYLGMAESFGVTITTKEGKELILGYQAERRYFYIADPSIQRDFPDSWDGFYYAPYVTNEPQLDMTLIIDENSAELFAMNGLISVSRKFDFESNSVQLQLFGEQGKVNLQKGSITEF